A window of Nitrospirae bacterium YQR-1 genomic DNA:
GCACTCGTATTAAGCCTTCCATGATAAACGGCAAGCTTCTGGAAAGGCAACTGTCCCAGCTTAATGAACCGGCAACGCTTGAGCAGTTACTGAAGAGGCCGGGCATAGATTACACATTTCTTGAGAGCATTAGTCCGCCTGAAATTGAGCTTTCCCTTGATCTGAAACTGCTTGTGGAGGCGGAGATAAAATATGAGGGATACATAAAGCAACAGCAGATGCTTGTTGATAAGATGCAGCGGCTTCAGTACAAACGTATCACCGATGATTTTAATTATGGGGAAATCGGCGGCCTTTCAACTGAGTCACTTATGAAACTTACTGAGATAAGGCCGGAGACTGTCGGGCAGGCACAGAGGATTCCAGGTGTGACCCCCTCCGCAATTTCAATGATTTTAGCATACCTTGAAAAAAGAAAATAAACCCAACCCTGAAGAGATTTTAGCCGGTGGCTTAGCCGCCCTGTCCATAGAGCCCTCAGACAGGATTATTAATTCGTTTCTGACGTATCTGCATGAGCTTAAAAAGTGGTCGGGCATTCACAACCTTACTGCTGTTAAAGATGATGCCGGTATTGTCACCACACATTTTCTTGATTCACTGTTATACCTCAGAGGAGTTCCAGCCGGTGCAAAAACCATCCTTGATGTTGGAAGTGGAGCAGGGTTTCCCGGCATCCCAATAAAAATAGTACACCCAGGCCTTACGGCCACTCTCTTAGAGCCAAGGAAAAAACGTGCCGTATTCCTGAGACATATGATACACCTTTTGAGACTTTCCGGCACAGACGTAATTGAAAGCAGGCTGCAAGACGTTAAACTCCCTCCGCAGGACTGTATCACAGTGAGGGCTCTCTTTAGTTTCTCAGATTTTATAAAACTTGCCTTGCCGCTTCTAAACACAGACGGCACACTTGTAATCGGTAAAGCCGCCGGCTATGAAAGTGAAATCCCTCAAAATACCGATGATTATAAGATTGACATAGTACAGTGCAAAATCCCTCATACTGATATTGAGCGATTTATTATAACAGTAAAAGGACAGCACCAAAGTACCAAGTTGCATTCATTCGTCATCCCTTCTATCTGATTACAACGCCGACATACCCTACGACTCTGTCATAGTCGCCGCTGGACTCACCAGATGTGGCATACTTGACGATTTCAGCGCCTACAGCTCCCATAGCCAGTGCCGCATACATCATAACTGTTGCAGGTGTTACCCCGCACATGGTTATTTCCTCTTTCTTTACAACATCATAGAGTCCCTCCGGGTCAAGGGCAAGAATTTTGTCTAAAGCTAACTTGTCTTTTTCTCTTGTAATGGAATCAGGTAAATAGTGGCTCATATCGGAGCTTGCCACAATGATAACGTTTTTGCCGGACTCTTGTATCACTTTAGCCAGCGCCGCCCCTGCCTCTTTGCATTTATCAACGGAAATATACATCATACATACAGGAACAACTTTTACAGTCTTTGAAAAATGAGCAATAAATGGTAATTGTACCTCAAGGGAGTGCTCGAAGCGGTGTGCTATAATATCATCGTTAAAAACCGGAGAGCTTTTTAAGATTGCATCCGCCAACGCTGTGTCTGTTTCAAATGAGTTTGTAGGGATTTCCCACGTGCCTTCTTTCATAACGGAAACCTTTTGGCCTAACCCGCTGTGATTTGGTCCCAGGAGCAGAAAAGTATCCGGGAATTCTATTTTAGAGTAAACAACCCCTGCAACAGAACCTGAGTACATGAAGCCGGCATGAGGGCTTATTATTCCAATGGCTTTTATTTTTTCTTTACACTCAGTGGTTAAACTTCCGACCTCTTCTTCTAAAGCAGCAGCCCTTCCCTTATAAAACTGTCCGGCAACAACAGGCAGCCTTTTCATAGCACACCTCCATCTTTATTAAAGCTGTTAAAATACCTCATCAGTTTCCTCGTAGTAACCTTCAGCGTAATCGGCAAACTTTGTGTACTCGGAGAGGAAAGATAACGTGACTTTAATTCCTGCCGGACCGTTACGCTGTTTGGCTATGTGGAGTTCCGCCTTTCCTTTGGCCTCAGGGTTGTCACGGTTATATACCTCCTCACGGTACAGAAAAAGAATAACATCCGCATCCTGCTCAATAGCGCCGGATTCACGCAAGTCGGCAAGTGTAGGAATAGGGGGACGGCGCTGTTCAACCAGCCTGTTGAGCTGGCTGAGGGCAATAACAGGTATTTCAAGCTCCTTGGCAAGACCTTTTAAGGAGCGGGATATTTCCGATATCTCCTGTTCTCTTCTGTCAACACCGGAGCGGCCCCTCATAAGCTGAAGATAGTCAACCACCACAAGCCCCAGTCCACGCTCTTTTTTAAGTCTCCTTGCCTTGGAACGCATCTCCAGAGCACCGATATCAGATGAATCATCTATGTATATCGGCGCTTCCGCCAGTTTACCGGCTGCCGAGGTCAGCTTTGGCCAGTCATCTTTTCTCAGATGTCCCTTTCTCACCCGGTTTGAATCCACCATCGCCTCGGCACAGAGCATTCTGACCGCCAATTGCCTTTTAGACATTTCAAGACTGAATACAGCAACCGGTTCCTTTATGTTTATCCCCACATGTTGGGCAATGTTTAAGCAGAAGGCTGTTTTACCCATTGAGGGGCGCCCGCCCACTATGATTAAATCTCCGGGCTGAAAACCGGTTGTCAGTTCGTCAAGGTCTTTAAAGCCGGAGGGAACTCCGGTTATAGCCTCTTTCCGGTCATAGAGGCCCTCTATCATTGTAATGCTGTCCTTTATCACCTCATTAAGAGAGGAAAAGGACGGCCTTATTCTGAACTCAGCTATTTCAAAGATAGTTTTTTCTGCAAAATCCACTAATTCGTCCGCCTCTCCTTCGTGGCCATAGACTCTGGACATTATATCCGTTGAGGCTCTCAGGAGGTTTCTCATAAGGGCTTTTTCCCTCATAATCTTAGCATGATAGGCGATGTTTGCGGCAGTTGGAACAGAGTTGATGAGCTGCGATAAATATGATTCACCGCCTGCCTGTTCCATTTCTTTTTTGTTTCTAAGGTAGTCTGATACCGTTACCAGATCAATAGGCTCAGCTTTATCAATCAGGGTAATCATAGCTGAAAAGATGCGGCGGTGTTGATCTTTATAAAAATCAGCTGTTGTTATAACATCAAGGACTTTATATATAGCCTCGTTATCAAGCATGATTGCGCCCAGGACGAACATTTCCGCTTCGACGTTCTGGGGCTGTATCTTATCTGGGGCTGCTTCTACCATTTTAAACCGGTCTCCTGCACACACACAAAAAAACCTCCTAATATTATATTAAGAGGCTATATATGGTATTTAAATACTTTTCCCGATTATCCGGAGTGTTACTCCGGCACAACTTCCACTTTTAAATCAGCATGTACCTCAGGGTGTATCCTAATCTTTACGATATGCTCACCGGTTCTTTTAATGGGGGACTCAAGTAGTATCTTCCTTTTGTCAATATTAAACCCTGAAGCTTCAAGAGCATCGGCAATGTCTTTGTTTGTAACGGAACCAAACAATTTGCCCTCCTCGCCGGCCTTGGCTGCTATATTAACCGGAGTTGCAGCAATCTTATTTGCCATGTCCTCGGCGCTGAGTTTCAGTTTTTTAACTTTTTCCGTAATTATACGTGTTTCATGCTGCAAGGCCTTCATGTTCTTGGGATTAGCCTCAACAGCAAACTTTTTCGGTATAAGATAGTTTCTTGCATATCCGCGGGCCACATTGACAATCATGCCCATCTCCCCTACGTTGTTTACATCCTCTCTTAAAATGATCTTCATTATCTATTGTCTCCTTTTACAATTGCTGAGCTACAAGTCAAAGTACTATCGCATTGTAACATAAAAGCGGGTGTTTTTTCCAATATTTATTTTATAAATTATTTAGAAAGAAGTTATAAATATGCGGGCGGCGTTATACCAAGCAGCTTGGTATAATGTCCGCTATAGAACTTTTTCATATATTCTTTGTCAAAAACCCCCTCTTATACTATCATGGCGATTAACATCAAAATTGTAAGTGAAATTATCAGAATAATTGTTATCCATGTTATGATATTATATCCTGTGGGATTTATATACTCCCCCATCAGAGTTTTCTTATTAATAAGCGTAACGGCATAAACCAGCACAAATGGCAGGAGTAAGCCGTTAACAAAAGAGGAAAGCACCATGAGTAAAACAAGTGGTGCGTGTGGTATGATGACAAAAAAAGCGGCAAGAAAAATCGTGACGGAATAAATCCAGATAAATTGTGGAGCCTGGGAGTATCTCTTGCTGACACCGGTTTCCCAGCCCATTGCCTCGCATATGTAGTAGGCTGTGGCAAGGGGCACGATTATAGCACCCAAAAGGGAAGCGCTTCCCAGGCTGAGAGCAAAAATACCGGAGGCGTAGTGGCCGGAGAGCGGCTTAAGTGCAAGGGCAGCCTCAGAGGCGTCGTTGATTACAATCCCTGCCGGAAACAACACCGCTCCACATGTCACCACTATAAAGAAAGATATTAAATCGGTTACTATGCTTCCCACAAATATTTCAAGTTTTGACATCGGGAAGTTTTCCTTTTTTACTCCCTTTTCCACTATTGAAGACTGGAGATAAAACTGCATCCACGGAGTTATCGTAGTGCCGATAATTGCAATTGAAAGCATTATGTATTGTGGATCAAGGGGATGAGTTATATTTTTTATGGTCTGCGGCGGTGGAAAAACAACGGCTTTAAAGACATCGCCCCACTGAGGTCTGGCAAGCACGGCGGAGATTATATATCCGGCGTACATGATACAGACAAGAAGGAGGATTTTTTCCACGGAACTATAAGTCCCCCTGGTTACTATCAACCAGATTGCAAAAGCCCCTGCCGGTACCATAACATATTTTGTAAGGCCCATAACCTCCATGCTTGCCGCAAAACCTGCAAAATTAGCAACCGTTGTACCAAGGTTGGCAACAAAGAGGCCAACCATCAGAAAAACAGCGGTCTTTACACCATAGTGTTCTCTGATTAAATCCGAAAGCCCCTTACCGGTTACCACCCCCAGGCGCGCAATCATCTCCTGCACCACCACCAAAGATACTGTTATAGGTATTATTGTCCACAACAGGCCGTAACCGTATCTGGCGCCGGCCACGGAAAACGTGGTAACACCGCCGGCATCGTTATCAATCATCGCCGTGATTAATCCCGGCCCTATGACGGCAAGATACGTTTTCAGACGTTTTAAGGACATTGTTTAAATCTTTTTCCTCTTCTTTCTTGCACTGGGCGGTAAAATCCAGTCTATGATGTCATCGGCGGTTACAATCCCAAGGATTATGCCCTCATCATCAACAACCGGTATTGCCACAAGGTTATACTTTGAAATCATAGCCGCCACAGTGTCCTCGTCATCGTCCGGTTTAAGGCACTTAATGTTAGTATTCATGCAGTCTGAAAGTTTTAGTTCAGGGTCTGAAAGAAGAAGCTCTTTAAGCGATATTACACCAAGAAGTTTATCTTCCACCTCATCATCAACAACATAGACGTAGTAGATGGTTTCCACGTCTTTTGCGTCAACCTTAAAGCTTTGAATGACCTCTATGACCTTGGTATCAGGAGAGTATGACAGGAACTCAGTGGTCATGAGACCACCTGCGGTATCCTCTGCG
This region includes:
- the dnaB gene encoding replicative DNA helicase, yielding MVEAAPDKIQPQNVEAEMFVLGAIMLDNEAIYKVLDVITTADFYKDQHRRIFSAMITLIDKAEPIDLVTVSDYLRNKKEMEQAGGESYLSQLINSVPTAANIAYHAKIMREKALMRNLLRASTDIMSRVYGHEGEADELVDFAEKTIFEIAEFRIRPSFSSLNEVIKDSITMIEGLYDRKEAITGVPSGFKDLDELTTGFQPGDLIIVGGRPSMGKTAFCLNIAQHVGINIKEPVAVFSLEMSKRQLAVRMLCAEAMVDSNRVRKGHLRKDDWPKLTSAAGKLAEAPIYIDDSSDIGALEMRSKARRLKKERGLGLVVVDYLQLMRGRSGVDRREQEISEISRSLKGLAKELEIPVIALSQLNRLVEQRRPPIPTLADLRESGAIEQDADVILFLYREEVYNRDNPEAKGKAELHIAKQRNGPAGIKVTLSFLSEYTKFADYAEGYYEETDEVF
- a CDS encoding Nramp family divalent metal transporter; translated protein: MSLKRLKTYLAVIGPGLITAMIDNDAGGVTTFSVAGARYGYGLLWTIIPITVSLVVVQEMIARLGVVTGKGLSDLIREHYGVKTAVFLMVGLFVANLGTTVANFAGFAASMEVMGLTKYVMVPAGAFAIWLIVTRGTYSSVEKILLLVCIMYAGYIISAVLARPQWGDVFKAVVFPPPQTIKNITHPLDPQYIMLSIAIIGTTITPWMQFYLQSSIVEKGVKKENFPMSKLEIFVGSIVTDLISFFIVVTCGAVLFPAGIVINDASEAALALKPLSGHYASGIFALSLGSASLLGAIIVPLATAYYICEAMGWETGVSKRYSQAPQFIWIYSVTIFLAAFFVIIPHAPLVLLMVLSSFVNGLLLPFVLVYAVTLINKKTLMGEYINPTGYNIITWITIILIISLTILMLIAMIV
- the amrB gene encoding AmmeMemoRadiSam system protein B, producing the protein MKRLPVVAGQFYKGRAAALEEEVGSLTTECKEKIKAIGIISPHAGFMYSGSVAGVVYSKIEFPDTFLLLGPNHSGLGQKVSVMKEGTWEIPTNSFETDTALADAILKSSPVFNDDIIAHRFEHSLEVQLPFIAHFSKTVKVVPVCMMYISVDKCKEAGAALAKVIQESGKNVIIVASSDMSHYLPDSITREKDKLALDKILALDPEGLYDVVKKEEITMCGVTPATVMMYAALAMGAVGAEIVKYATSGESSGDYDRVVGYVGVVIR
- the rplI gene encoding 50S ribosomal protein L9; translated protein: MKIILREDVNNVGEMGMIVNVARGYARNYLIPKKFAVEANPKNMKALQHETRIITEKVKKLKLSAEDMANKIAATPVNIAAKAGEEGKLFGSVTNKDIADALEASGFNIDKRKILLESPIKRTGEHIVKIRIHPEVHADLKVEVVPE
- the rsmG gene encoding 16S rRNA (guanine(527)-N(7))-methyltransferase RsmG, whose translation is MKKENKPNPEEILAGGLAALSIEPSDRIINSFLTYLHELKKWSGIHNLTAVKDDAGIVTTHFLDSLLYLRGVPAGAKTILDVGSGAGFPGIPIKIVHPGLTATLLEPRKKRAVFLRHMIHLLRLSGTDVIESRLQDVKLPPQDCITVRALFSFSDFIKLALPLLNTDGTLVIGKAAGYESEIPQNTDDYKIDIVQCKIPHTDIERFIITVKGQHQSTKLHSFVIPSI